A window of Edaphobacter lichenicola contains these coding sequences:
- the glgP gene encoding alpha-glucan family phosphorylase, with protein MTLPSANIPASTPDLSTRTIAYFSMEIALSPALPTYSGGLGMLAGDTLRSAADTAAPMVAISLVHRRGYFRQKLSDIGQQTEADVPWSPETTLPSANQIIALTMQGRQVLVRAWRFDVVGVTGHIIPVFLLDTDVEGNDPWDRRLTDHLYGGDTYYRLCQETVLGLAGVSLLDALACKPKVYHMNEGHAALLAIGLLEDHLAGTPLKDATEADIEFVRQQCVFTTHTPVPAGHDQFGVDQMYQVLGNDRAAAIDQFGCLHNGLMNMTYIALRFSRFVNGVAMQHGKVSQQMFPGYKVYSITNGVHAATWLSPQFQELLDEEIPHWRTDNHYLRSVYGIDPARIAAAHNKGKLRLFSAIAKRTGHHFNPNVLTLGFARRVATYKRASLLLHDPKRLVEIAEKIGGLQILYAGKAHPADVAGKGLIRDVFASAAKLNSSALKIYYIENYDWELGALLTQGVDVWVNTPRRPYEASGTSGMKAALNGVPSLSILDGWWIEGCAENTTGWAIEDGEDEAAEATSLYEKLEESIAPMYANPHAWAHMQQHCIAINGSFFNTHRMLAQYFENSYFPPTPISPTQTSYLEHRRSTDAVVAEPALV; from the coding sequence ATGACTCTTCCCTCCGCCAACATCCCTGCTTCGACACCTGATCTCTCCACCCGCACCATCGCCTACTTCTCCATGGAGATAGCTCTCTCTCCGGCCCTGCCCACCTACTCCGGTGGCCTCGGCATGCTCGCCGGCGACACCCTCCGCTCCGCAGCCGACACCGCCGCCCCCATGGTCGCCATCTCGCTCGTCCATCGCCGCGGATACTTCCGCCAGAAGCTCTCCGATATCGGCCAGCAGACCGAAGCCGACGTCCCCTGGTCCCCCGAGACCACTCTCCCCAGCGCCAACCAGATCATCGCCCTCACCATGCAGGGCCGTCAGGTTCTGGTCCGTGCCTGGCGCTTCGATGTCGTCGGCGTCACCGGCCACATCATCCCTGTCTTCCTCCTCGACACCGACGTCGAAGGCAACGACCCCTGGGACCGCCGCCTTACCGACCACCTCTACGGCGGCGACACCTACTACCGTCTCTGTCAGGAGACCGTTCTCGGACTCGCCGGTGTCTCCTTACTCGACGCTCTCGCCTGTAAACCGAAGGTCTATCACATGAACGAGGGCCACGCCGCCCTCCTCGCCATCGGCCTCCTCGAAGACCACCTCGCCGGCACCCCCCTCAAAGACGCGACCGAAGCCGACATCGAGTTCGTCCGTCAGCAGTGCGTCTTCACCACCCACACCCCGGTCCCCGCAGGCCACGATCAGTTCGGTGTCGACCAGATGTACCAGGTTCTCGGCAACGACCGCGCCGCCGCCATCGATCAGTTCGGCTGTCTCCACAACGGCCTCATGAATATGACCTACATCGCCCTGCGCTTCTCGCGCTTCGTCAACGGCGTCGCCATGCAGCACGGCAAGGTCTCCCAGCAGATGTTCCCCGGCTACAAGGTCTACTCCATCACCAACGGCGTTCACGCCGCCACCTGGCTGTCCCCCCAGTTTCAGGAGCTTCTCGACGAAGAGATTCCTCACTGGCGCACCGACAACCACTACCTCCGCTCGGTCTACGGCATCGACCCGGCCCGCATCGCCGCCGCTCACAACAAAGGCAAGCTGCGTCTCTTCAGCGCCATCGCCAAACGCACCGGCCATCACTTCAACCCCAACGTCCTCACCCTCGGCTTCGCCCGCCGCGTCGCCACCTACAAGCGCGCCAGCCTGCTTCTGCACGATCCCAAACGCCTCGTCGAGATCGCAGAAAAGATCGGCGGCCTCCAGATCCTCTACGCCGGCAAGGCCCATCCCGCCGACGTCGCCGGTAAAGGCCTCATCCGCGACGTATTCGCCTCTGCCGCCAAGCTCAACTCCTCGGCCCTCAAGATCTACTACATCGAAAACTACGACTGGGAGCTGGGCGCTCTCCTTACTCAGGGCGTAGACGTCTGGGTCAACACGCCCCGCCGCCCCTACGAGGCCTCAGGCACCTCCGGTATGAAGGCTGCCCTCAACGGCGTCCCCTCGCTCTCCATCCTCGACGGCTGGTGGATCGAAGGCTGTGCCGAGAACACCACCGGCTGGGCTATCGAAGACGGCGAAGACGAAGCTGCCGAAGCAACCAGCCTCTACGAAAAGCTCGAAGAGTCGATCGCTCCCATGTACGCCAATCCTCACGCGTGGGCACATATGCAGCAGCACTGTATCGCCATCAACGGCAGCTTCTTCAACACCCACCGTATGTTGGCGCAGTACTTCGAAAACTCCTACTTCCCACCCACACCGATATCCCCAACCCAGACCAGCTACCTAGAGCACCGTCGCTCCACCGACGCGGTAGTAGCCGAACCCGCCTTGGTCTAG
- a CDS encoding efflux RND transporter permease subunit, with the protein MHFSAPFIRRPVATFLLSLAVILAGAVAYTLLPVASLPQVEFPVISVGASLPGADPETMASSVATPLERQFSKIAGVNEMTSYSSTGTVGITLQFDLTRDVNGAARDVQAAINAARSQLPANLPSNPGYYKVNPADSPIMIIALTSDTMNVPQLYDACDSILAQKIAQIPGVGQTFCGGSAKPSVRIEANPMQLAHYGVGLEALRAAIGTVNVNQPKGYLQDDTRRWSVSATDQLFGAAAYAPLIVATDRGPVSSAPASTGLPASVASALTSNPQAVSGGAGSTGGGTAANATVATGSTAVVAAPVVASTGMGAGPGTAHGVVRIQDVASVVNSVEDVHATGVFNGKPAILVIVFKTSTANVIETVDNVKKMLPLLEASIPPAISVHVALDRTTTIRASVKDVTRTLVISILLVILVVFLFLREVRSTLIPTVAVPLSLLGTFAVMYLLGYTLDNLSLMALTISTGFVVDDAIVVIENISRHLEAGMSPYQAAMLGSKEIGFTVVSMSTSLIAVFIPILLMGGIVGRLFREFAVTLSVAIMVSLVVSLTTTPMLSAKYLEPHGRREHGWFYRSGERALGWLAAEYELGLRWVLKHQRLVLVITVLTFVLNVYLYILVPKGFFPEQDAGRIGGQVQGQQDVSFAQMKKNVLALAAIAGQDPGVEDVTAFAGGRGNSNGGFMFMSLKPDAERKKTGDTAQVIVNRLRPKVSNLPGVIMYLQAFQDLRIGGRNTATEYQYTLTGDNLKELNEWGPKLKDAMDQLPQIKDVATDQQQLGLRGQLVIDRATASRLGVSPLTIDSTLSDAFAQTQVSTTYMPLNQYHVVMEVAPQFQEDPDALKSIYVKSTTGAMVPLSAVTHFEAQRIPLAVNHQGQSPATTLSFNLAPGASLSQATQAIQQARVDIGMPSVIHGGFAGSAQAFKDSLKSEPWLILLALVAVYLVLGILYESFIHPLTILSTLPSAGVGAIVALLLFKVDLSVIAMIGIILLIGIVKKNAIMMIDFALVAERQHGKTPQEAIFEACMLRFRPIMMTTMAALLGGLPLALGRGTGSEMRRPLGITIVGGLIVSQALTLFTTPVVYLFFDRVRGRFSRALRGRRAGRRRVAEVVAGD; encoded by the coding sequence ATGCATTTTTCAGCACCATTTATTCGGCGGCCGGTAGCGACGTTTCTGTTGTCGCTGGCGGTGATTCTGGCGGGTGCGGTGGCCTATACGCTGCTGCCGGTGGCTAGTCTGCCGCAGGTGGAGTTTCCTGTGATCTCGGTGGGCGCGAGTTTGCCGGGGGCCGATCCGGAGACGATGGCCTCGTCGGTTGCGACGCCGCTGGAGCGGCAGTTCTCGAAGATTGCCGGCGTCAACGAGATGACCTCGTATTCTTCTACGGGGACGGTGGGGATTACGCTGCAGTTCGATCTGACGCGCGATGTGAATGGGGCGGCGCGGGATGTGCAGGCGGCGATCAATGCGGCGCGGAGTCAGCTGCCTGCGAATCTGCCGAGTAATCCTGGGTACTACAAGGTGAATCCGGCGGACTCGCCGATCATGATTATCGCGCTGACGTCTGACACGATGAATGTGCCGCAGTTGTACGACGCGTGCGACAGCATTCTGGCGCAGAAGATCGCGCAGATACCGGGTGTGGGGCAGACCTTCTGCGGAGGGAGCGCGAAGCCTTCGGTGCGGATTGAAGCGAACCCGATGCAGCTTGCGCACTACGGCGTAGGGCTGGAGGCGCTGCGGGCGGCGATCGGCACAGTGAATGTGAATCAGCCGAAGGGATATCTGCAGGATGACACGCGCCGGTGGAGTGTCAGTGCTACGGATCAGTTGTTTGGTGCGGCGGCGTATGCTCCGCTGATTGTGGCGACGGATCGCGGGCCGGTGAGTTCGGCGCCTGCGAGCACGGGGTTGCCCGCTTCGGTGGCGAGCGCATTGACGAGTAATCCGCAGGCGGTGAGTGGGGGTGCGGGTTCGACTGGCGGCGGAACTGCTGCGAATGCGACCGTGGCGACCGGCTCGACCGCGGTTGTCGCTGCGCCTGTCGTTGCGAGTACCGGGATGGGTGCTGGACCCGGGACTGCGCATGGTGTGGTGCGGATTCAGGATGTAGCGAGTGTCGTCAATAGCGTTGAGGACGTTCATGCTACCGGTGTGTTCAACGGTAAGCCTGCGATTCTTGTGATCGTGTTCAAGACCTCGACGGCGAACGTGATCGAGACCGTGGATAACGTGAAGAAGATGCTGCCACTGCTGGAGGCGTCGATTCCACCGGCGATCTCCGTGCATGTGGCGCTCGACCGGACGACGACGATTCGTGCTTCGGTGAAGGATGTAACGCGAACGCTGGTGATCTCGATTCTGCTGGTGATCCTGGTGGTGTTTCTGTTCCTGCGGGAGGTGCGGTCGACTTTGATTCCGACGGTCGCGGTGCCTTTGAGTCTGCTGGGGACCTTCGCCGTGATGTACCTGTTGGGATATACGCTGGATAATCTTTCGCTGATGGCGCTGACGATCTCGACCGGGTTTGTGGTCGATGATGCGATTGTGGTGATCGAGAATATCAGCCGGCATCTTGAAGCTGGGATGTCGCCGTACCAGGCTGCGATGTTGGGGTCTAAGGAGATTGGATTTACGGTGGTGTCGATGAGCACGTCGCTGATTGCGGTGTTCATTCCGATTCTGCTGATGGGCGGGATTGTGGGGCGGCTGTTTCGCGAGTTTGCGGTGACGCTGTCTGTGGCGATTATGGTGTCGCTGGTGGTGTCGCTGACAACGACGCCGATGTTGAGCGCGAAGTATCTGGAGCCGCATGGCAGGCGGGAGCATGGATGGTTCTACCGTTCGGGCGAGCGGGCTCTAGGGTGGCTGGCAGCGGAGTATGAGTTGGGACTGCGCTGGGTGTTGAAGCATCAGAGGCTGGTGCTGGTGATTACGGTGCTGACGTTTGTGCTGAATGTTTATCTGTACATCCTGGTGCCGAAGGGATTCTTTCCGGAGCAGGATGCGGGTCGTATCGGCGGGCAGGTGCAGGGGCAGCAGGATGTATCGTTCGCGCAGATGAAGAAGAATGTGCTGGCGCTGGCGGCGATTGCGGGGCAGGACCCAGGCGTTGAGGATGTTACGGCGTTTGCGGGTGGGCGAGGAAATTCGAACGGCGGCTTCATGTTCATGTCTCTGAAGCCGGATGCGGAGCGCAAGAAGACGGGAGACACGGCGCAGGTGATCGTGAACAGGTTGCGGCCTAAGGTCAGCAACTTGCCCGGCGTGATTATGTATTTGCAGGCGTTTCAGGATCTGCGGATTGGCGGGCGGAATACGGCGACGGAGTATCAGTACACGCTGACCGGAGACAATCTGAAGGAGTTGAACGAGTGGGGTCCGAAGCTGAAGGATGCGATGGATCAACTGCCGCAGATCAAAGACGTCGCCACGGACCAGCAGCAGCTGGGGCTGAGGGGACAGCTGGTGATCGATCGCGCGACTGCCAGCCGGTTGGGGGTGTCGCCGCTGACGATCGATTCGACGCTGTCGGATGCGTTTGCACAGACGCAGGTTTCGACGACTTACATGCCGCTGAATCAGTATCACGTGGTGATGGAGGTTGCACCGCAGTTCCAGGAAGATCCGGATGCGCTGAAGAGTATCTACGTGAAGAGCACGACGGGGGCGATGGTGCCGCTGTCGGCGGTGACGCACTTTGAGGCGCAGAGGATTCCGCTGGCGGTGAATCACCAGGGGCAGTCGCCGGCTACTACGTTGTCGTTTAATCTGGCGCCGGGGGCTTCGCTGAGTCAGGCGACGCAGGCGATTCAGCAGGCTCGCGTTGATATCGGAATGCCCTCGGTGATTCATGGCGGGTTTGCCGGGTCGGCGCAGGCATTCAAAGATTCATTGAAGAGCGAGCCCTGGTTGATTCTGCTGGCGCTGGTCGCGGTCTATCTTGTGTTGGGGATTCTGTATGAGAGCTTCATTCATCCGCTGACGATTCTGTCTACGCTGCCTTCGGCTGGGGTGGGCGCGATTGTGGCGCTGCTGCTGTTCAAGGTGGATCTTAGCGTGATCGCGATGATCGGGATCATTCTGCTGATCGGGATTGTGAAGAAGAACGCGATTATGATGATCGACTTTGCGCTGGTGGCGGAGAGGCAGCATGGGAAGACGCCGCAGGAGGCGATCTTCGAGGCTTGTATGCTGCGGTTTCGGCCGATCATGATGACGACGATGGCAGCTCTGTTGGGTGGGCTGCCGTTGGCGCTGGGTCGCGGGACGGGCAGCGAGATGCGGCGGCCGCTGGGGATCACGATTGTGGGTGGGCTGATTGTGTCGCAGGCGCTTACGCTGTTTACTACGCCGGTGGTTTATCTGTTCTTTGATCGAGTGAGGGGCAGGTTCTCCCGGGCGTTGCGGGGACGACGGGCTGGGCGGAGGCGGGTGGCAGAGGTTGTGGCTGGGGATTAG
- a CDS encoding efflux RND transporter periplasmic adaptor subunit produces MLSTQVNERERHDGAAADEPQRNTRQVEPMPEEPKGSPARKWIVVLVILAVVGAAVWKIRRNTAQQTGVQMMMAAQADRPAPVQVSAVQQKTMPIFLTALGTVTAYNTVTIKSRVDGQLMQVPVREGQAVRQGQVLAEIDPKPYQAALEQAQGQLVKDQANAVNARAEAARYEALLSAGVVSKESQQAQASTAGQAEGSIASDRAAIEAAKVNLGYTKIFSPINGVVGLRQVDAGNIVHAADTNGLLVVTQLQPIAVIFTLPEDQLPQVLKKTRAGDKLVVEAYDRAAATHLASGSLLTVDNQIDTTTGTVKAKAVFENKDGALFPNQFVNVRLILQEQRNAVVIPASALQTGTQGNFVYLLKQGQPPADPLAKKDADGPTIELPENKTNFYVVAQTVNVQLTEGTQVILSGGVKPGDQIVVDGQEKLKNGSKVFPKTVPAKAGDGTTAELGMTNNAGQPS; encoded by the coding sequence ATGCTGTCAACGCAAGTAAATGAGAGAGAACGACACGACGGGGCGGCCGCGGATGAGCCGCAGAGGAACACGCGCCAGGTAGAGCCGATGCCGGAGGAACCGAAGGGGTCGCCGGCGCGGAAGTGGATTGTGGTGCTGGTGATTCTGGCGGTGGTGGGGGCGGCGGTGTGGAAGATCCGCCGGAACACGGCACAACAGACCGGCGTCCAGATGATGATGGCGGCGCAGGCGGACCGGCCGGCTCCGGTACAGGTCTCCGCGGTGCAGCAGAAGACGATGCCGATTTTTTTGACGGCTCTGGGGACGGTGACGGCGTACAACACGGTGACGATCAAGTCGCGTGTGGATGGGCAGCTGATGCAGGTGCCGGTGCGTGAGGGGCAGGCGGTGCGGCAGGGACAGGTGCTGGCGGAGATCGATCCGAAGCCGTACCAGGCGGCGCTGGAGCAGGCGCAGGGGCAGTTGGTGAAGGACCAGGCGAATGCGGTGAACGCTCGCGCGGAGGCGGCGCGGTATGAGGCGCTGCTGTCGGCTGGTGTGGTTTCGAAGGAGAGCCAGCAGGCGCAGGCTTCGACGGCGGGGCAGGCGGAGGGGTCGATTGCCTCGGACCGCGCGGCGATTGAGGCGGCGAAGGTGAACCTGGGGTATACGAAGATCTTTTCGCCGATCAATGGGGTGGTTGGGCTGCGGCAGGTGGATGCTGGAAATATTGTGCATGCGGCGGATACAAATGGGTTGCTGGTGGTGACGCAGCTGCAGCCGATCGCTGTGATCTTTACGTTGCCGGAGGATCAGCTGCCGCAGGTGTTGAAGAAGACGCGCGCGGGCGACAAGCTGGTGGTGGAGGCTTATGACAGGGCCGCTGCGACACACCTGGCGAGCGGGAGTCTGCTGACGGTCGATAACCAGATTGATACGACGACGGGGACGGTGAAGGCTAAGGCTGTCTTTGAAAACAAAGACGGCGCGCTGTTTCCGAATCAGTTTGTGAATGTTCGGTTGATCCTGCAGGAGCAGAGGAATGCGGTGGTGATTCCGGCTTCGGCGCTGCAGACGGGGACGCAGGGGAACTTCGTCTATCTGTTGAAGCAGGGGCAGCCGCCTGCTGATCCGTTGGCGAAGAAGGATGCGGATGGGCCGACGATTGAGCTGCCGGAGAACAAGACGAACTTTTATGTTGTGGCGCAGACGGTGAACGTGCAATTGACCGAGGGGACGCAGGTGATCCTGAGCGGCGGCGTGAAGCCGGGAGACCAGATTGTGGTGGATGGACAGGAGAAGTTGAAGAACGGAAGCAAGGTGTTTCCGAAGACTGTTCCGGCGAAGGCTGGAGATGGAACGACCGCTGAGCTGGGGATGACGAATAACGCGGGGCAGCCCTCGTGA
- a CDS encoding multidrug efflux RND transporter permease subunit — MSPSKPFILRPVATSLLMVAILLAGFVAYEQLPVSALPQVDYPTIQVQTFYPGASPEVMASSVTAPLERQFGQIPGLSQMTSSSSGGGSVITLQFDLAESIDIAQQDVQAAINAAFSYLPKDLPNPPVYSKVNPADAPIMTLALTSDTLPLAKVEDLADTVIAQKISQLSGVGLVSINGGQKPAVRIQANPTALANYGLSLEDIRAAIGTTNVDQAKGNLNGASQSYTIGANDQLPSSDAYNHVIVAYRNGSPVRLSDVANAVDSAENLFQAAWMGTAAQSGVGGQQAREAVLKPAVIVNIQRQPGANIIGVVDEVQKILPQLRSTMPATVQLQVLTDRTNTIRASVKDVQFSLVLTIGLVVMVIFLFLRSIAATIIPSVAVPLSIVGTFGVMYLLGYSLNNLSLMALTISTGFVVDDAIVMIENIARFLEQGDSPLEAALKGSEQIGFTIVSLTVSLIAVLIPLLFMGDIVGRLFREFAVTLAVTILVSALVSLTLTPMMSAKLLRHTPESEQNAFYKKSEEFFEYVIAKYAVGVRFVLRHQTATLLVTLGTFALTVYLFLIVPKGFFPVQDTGVLLGITEAPQTISFNAMSSRQQALARIILQDKDVESVSSFIGIDGTNSTLNSGRIQINLKDREQRSSTALEVIQRLEPKVATVDGIQCFLQPLQDLTVEDRVSRTQYQYSLEDANVDELTMWTGRLVAKLNQIPILSDVASDEQMSGLEAQLVIDRDTASRLGITPLNIDDTLDDAFAQRQVSTIFTQQNQYHVVLEVAPKYQRNPAALDNIYVKSSNGTQVPLSTFTHFEEKPTALVINHQGQFPAVTISFNLAPGKSIGDAVDAVNKAQAELNMPPSVKGEFQGSAKAFESSIANEPLLILAALIVVYIVLGVLYESYIHPITILSTLPSAGVGAILALLLFHVDLSVIALIGIILLIGIVKKNAIMMIDFALEAEREQGMTPTEAIYQACLLRFRPIMMTTMAALLGGLPLALGTGTGSELRRPLGITIVGGLIVSQVLTLFTTPVVYLFFDRIARRSRRSKDVELHAHAVSGD, encoded by the coding sequence GTGAGTCCTTCGAAGCCATTTATTCTTCGGCCGGTGGCCACCTCGCTTTTGATGGTGGCCATTTTGCTTGCGGGGTTTGTCGCGTATGAGCAGCTGCCGGTGTCGGCGCTGCCGCAGGTGGACTATCCGACGATCCAGGTGCAGACGTTTTATCCGGGGGCGAGCCCGGAGGTGATGGCGTCGTCGGTGACGGCACCGCTGGAGCGGCAGTTTGGGCAGATACCGGGGCTGAGCCAGATGACTTCGTCGAGCTCGGGCGGCGGCAGTGTGATTACGCTGCAGTTCGATCTGGCGGAGTCGATTGATATTGCGCAGCAGGATGTGCAGGCGGCGATCAATGCGGCGTTCAGCTATCTGCCGAAGGATCTGCCGAATCCTCCGGTGTATAGCAAGGTGAATCCTGCGGATGCGCCGATTATGACGCTGGCGCTGACTAGCGACACGCTGCCGCTGGCGAAGGTGGAGGACCTAGCGGATACGGTGATCGCGCAGAAGATCTCGCAGCTTTCGGGCGTGGGGCTGGTGTCGATTAATGGTGGGCAGAAGCCGGCGGTGCGGATTCAGGCGAACCCGACAGCGTTGGCGAACTACGGATTGAGCCTTGAGGATATTCGGGCTGCGATCGGAACGACGAATGTGGATCAGGCGAAGGGAAATCTGAATGGCGCGAGCCAGTCGTACACGATCGGCGCGAACGATCAGCTACCTTCGAGTGACGCGTATAACCATGTGATTGTTGCTTATCGGAATGGGTCGCCGGTAAGGCTGTCGGATGTGGCGAATGCGGTCGACAGCGCGGAGAACCTGTTTCAGGCAGCGTGGATGGGGACTGCGGCACAGTCTGGTGTGGGCGGGCAGCAGGCGCGCGAGGCGGTGTTGAAGCCGGCGGTGATTGTGAACATCCAGCGGCAGCCGGGGGCAAACATCATCGGCGTGGTGGATGAGGTGCAGAAGATTCTGCCGCAGCTGCGATCGACGATGCCGGCGACGGTGCAGTTGCAGGTGCTAACGGATCGGACGAATACGATTCGGGCTTCGGTGAAGGATGTGCAGTTCTCGCTGGTGCTGACCATCGGGCTGGTGGTGATGGTGATTTTCCTGTTCCTGCGGTCGATTGCTGCGACGATTATTCCTTCGGTTGCGGTGCCGCTGTCGATTGTGGGGACGTTTGGGGTGATGTACCTGCTGGGGTACAGCCTGAATAACCTGTCGCTGATGGCGTTGACGATCTCTACCGGATTTGTGGTGGATGACGCGATCGTCATGATCGAGAACATTGCGCGGTTTCTGGAGCAGGGTGACTCGCCGCTGGAGGCGGCGCTTAAGGGTTCGGAGCAGATTGGGTTCACGATCGTTTCACTGACGGTGAGTTTAATTGCGGTGCTGATTCCGCTGCTGTTCATGGGCGATATTGTGGGTCGGCTGTTCCGCGAGTTTGCTGTAACACTGGCGGTTACAATTTTGGTCTCGGCGCTGGTTTCGCTGACGTTGACACCGATGATGTCAGCCAAGCTGCTGCGGCATACGCCGGAGAGCGAGCAGAATGCGTTCTACAAAAAGAGCGAAGAGTTCTTTGAGTATGTCATTGCTAAGTATGCGGTGGGTGTGCGGTTTGTACTGCGACACCAGACGGCTACGTTGTTGGTGACGCTGGGTACGTTTGCGTTGACGGTGTATCTGTTTTTGATTGTGCCGAAGGGGTTCTTCCCGGTGCAGGATACGGGCGTGCTGCTGGGAATTACTGAGGCTCCGCAGACGATCAGCTTCAACGCGATGAGCTCGCGGCAGCAGGCGCTGGCGAGGATCATTCTGCAGGACAAAGATGTTGAGAGCGTTTCGTCGTTCATTGGGATCGATGGGACGAACTCGACGTTGAACAGCGGGCGTATTCAGATCAACTTGAAGGATCGGGAGCAGCGGAGCTCTACTGCGCTGGAGGTGATTCAGCGGCTGGAGCCGAAGGTTGCGACGGTGGATGGGATTCAGTGCTTCCTGCAGCCGCTGCAGGATCTGACGGTGGAAGACCGTGTGAGCCGGACGCAATATCAATACTCGCTGGAGGACGCGAACGTTGACGAGCTAACGATGTGGACAGGCAGGCTAGTCGCGAAGCTCAACCAGATTCCGATTCTGAGCGATGTGGCGAGCGATGAGCAGATGAGCGGGCTCGAGGCACAACTGGTGATCGATCGTGATACCGCTTCGCGGCTGGGGATTACGCCGCTGAATATCGACGACACGCTGGATGACGCGTTTGCGCAGCGGCAGGTTTCGACGATCTTTACGCAGCAGAACCAGTATCACGTGGTGCTGGAGGTGGCTCCGAAGTATCAGCGGAATCCGGCGGCGCTCGACAACATTTATGTGAAGAGCTCGAACGGGACGCAGGTGCCGCTGTCGACGTTTACGCACTTTGAAGAGAAGCCGACGGCGCTTGTGATCAATCACCAGGGGCAGTTCCCTGCTGTGACGATCTCGTTCAATTTGGCTCCGGGCAAGTCTATCGGCGACGCGGTGGATGCGGTGAACAAGGCTCAGGCAGAGCTGAATATGCCGCCGAGCGTGAAGGGCGAGTTCCAGGGTTCGGCGAAGGCTTTTGAATCTTCGATTGCGAATGAGCCGCTTTTGATTCTGGCCGCGCTGATCGTGGTTTATATCGTGCTCGGTGTTTTGTACGAGAGCTACATCCATCCGATTACGATTCTTTCGACGCTGCCTTCGGCTGGCGTTGGCGCGATTCTGGCGTTGCTTCTGTTCCATGTGGATCTGAGTGTGATTGCGCTGATCGGAATTATTCTGCTGATCGGCATTGTGAAGAAGAACGCGATTATGATGATCGACTTTGCGCTGGAGGCTGAGCGAGAACAGGGGATGACGCCGACGGAGGCGATCTATCAGGCTTGCCTGCTGCGGTTTCGGCCGATCATGATGACGACGATGGCGGCGCTGCTGGGCGGTCTGCCGCTGGCGCTTGGAACGGGCACGGGTAGTGAGTTGAGGCGGCCGCTGGGGATCACGATTGTTGGCGGACTGATTGTGTCGCAGGTGTTGACGCTGTTTACGACGCCGGTGGTTTATCTGTTCTTCGACCGGATTGCGCGCAGATCGCGGCGTTCGAAGGATGTGGAGTTGCACGCGCACGCAGTGTCGGGGGATTGA